From a region of the Cucumis sativus cultivar 9930 chromosome 6, Cucumber_9930_V3, whole genome shotgun sequence genome:
- the LOC101203802 gene encoding protein WHAT'S THIS FACTOR 1 homolog, chloroplastic, with protein MLYKVLQKSRYWDPGLSSPCPLKYILRNFSLWSMKKDPDLESALSRNRRWIANNQIKNIILRCPDQAAPVKFLQKKFKTLDLQGKALNWLKKYPCCFEVYLDNDEHYFRLTKRMMALVEEEEVVKDMQEPAIVKRLTKLLMMASNQRLNVVKLSELRRNFGLPDDFLIRIIPKHSDIFRIVNYTGKKNSMEIELISWKPELAISSIESSACKHGVEPAFSCSLPTTWVNSWEKFNEFNASPYVSPYVNPAGLVQGTREMEKRTVGLIHEILSLTLWKKASIIKLGHFTKEFGLPLKLNALLLKHPGIFYVSNKYQIYTVVLREGYNGSELIEKDPLVVVKEKFGELMQEGLHEYNKRHHLMNLEKKRMKGMLLGRSEKNKRKDFETDDSNGQGNNLGGLLEPEERKRFYQSLFDDDPT; from the coding sequence ATGTTGTATAAAGTACTGCAGAAGTCCAGGTATTGGGATCCTGGGCTCTCTTCTCCTTGTCCCCTCAAATACATCCTTAGGAACTTTTCTTTATGGTCAATGAAGAAAGATCCTGACCTTGAATCAGCTCTATCTCGTAATCGTCGATGGATTGCCAATAACCAAATCAAGAATATCATCCTTCGTTGCCCCGATCAGGCAGCACCTGTTAAATTTCTCCAAAAGAAGTTTAAAACCCTCGACCTTCAAGGAAAAGCCCTTAACTGGCTGAAAAAGTACCCTTGCTGCTTTGAAGTTTATCTCGACAATGACGAGCACTACTTCCGGCTGACAAAGAGGATGATGGCTTTggttgaagaggaagaagtTGTCAAAGATATGCAGGAGCCTGCTATTGTCAAGCGTTTGACAAAATTGCTGATGATGGCTTCGAATCAGAGACTAAATGTCGTGAAACTCAGCGAATTAAGGCGGAATTTTGGGCTCCCGGATGACTTCTTGATAAGAATCATTCCCAAACATTCAGATATATTTCGGATTGTAAATTATACTGGAAAAAAGAACTCAATGGAAATAGAACTCATATCTTGGAAACCAGAACTAGCAATTTCCAGCATAGAATCTTCAGCTTGCAAGCATGGGGTTGAGCCAGCTTTCTCATGCTCACTGCCAACAACTTGGGTAAATTCATGGGAAAAGTTCAATGAATTTAATGCCTCTCCATATGTTTCACCATATGTAAACCCTGCAGGCTTGGTGCAAGGTACCAGAGAGATGGAAAAGAGGACAGTGGGGTTAATTCATGAGATATTGTCATTGACATTATGGAAGAAAGCATCAATTATAAAGCTTGGACATTTCACCAAGGAATTTGGTCTGCCATTGAAGCTGAATGCATTACTGCTTAAGCACCCTGGCATATTCTATGTCTCAAACAAGTATCAGATCTACACTGTTGTTCTTAGAGAAGGTTATAATGGATCAGAACTGATTGAGAAAGATCCATTAGTGGTTGTTAAAGAGAAGTTTGGAGAATTGATGCAGGAGGGACTTCATGAATATAACAAGAGACATCATTTGatgaatttagaaaagaaaagaatgaaggGAATGCTTTTGGGCAGGTCAGAGAAGAACAAGAGGAAAGATTTTGAAACAGATGATTCTAATGGTCAAGGAAATAATCTAGGAGGTTTACTTGAGCcagaggaaaggaaaagattcTATCAGTCTCTCTTTGATGATGATCCTACATGA
- the LOC101204048 gene encoding LOW QUALITY PROTEIN: vacuolar iron transporter homolog 4 (The sequence of the model RefSeq protein was modified relative to this genomic sequence to represent the inferred CDS: deleted 1 base in 1 codon): MDPNKLNLNNLEQQQSTLEIQAKEFDYSKRAQWLRAAVLGANDGLVSTASLMMGVGAVKQDIKAMILTGFAGLVAGACSMAIGEFVSVYSQLDIEMAQIKREKLQRSNNMEGGVVQGQDSKDKEKLPNPLQAAAASALAFSLGAMVPLLAASFIREYKVRLAVVVASVTLALAVFGWLGAILGKASPIKSAARVLIGGWLAMAITFGLTKLIGASGL; encoded by the exons ATGGATCCCAACAAATTAAACCTAAATAACTTGGAGCAACAGCAATCTACTTTGGAGATCCAAGCAAAGGAATTCGACTACTCAAAACGCGCACAATGGCTACGCGCG GCAGTACTCGGCGCCAACGACGGCCTTGTCTCGACCGCGTCGCTCATGATGGGAGTTGGAGCTGTCAAACAAGACATCAAGGCCATGATCCTCACCGGTTTCGCCGGTCTAGTAGCTGGTGCGTGTAGTATGGCGATTGGCGAATTTGTGTCTGTTTACTCTCAACTAGACATCGAAATGgctcaaataaaaagagagaaattacaAAGATCAAATAATATGGAAGGAGGAGTAGTACAAGGGCAAGACAGCAAAGATAAAGAAAAGCTACCAAATCCACTCCAAGCAGCTGCAGCCTCAGCCTTGGCCTTCTCTCTTGGAGCAATGGTCCCATTGTTGGCTGCTTCCTTTATAAGAGAATATAAAGTAAGACTCGCAGTGGTCGTGGCATCGGTGACGTTAGCTCTCGCCGTGTTCGGGTGGCTAGGTGCCATTCTTGGAAAAGCATCACCAATCAAATCAGCTGCTAGAGTGTTGATCGGAGGTTGGTTAGCTATGGCTATAACCTTTGGCTTGACGAAGCTAATCGGAGCGAGTGGACTCTAG